A window of Bacillota bacterium genomic DNA:
ATGTTTCTAGTCAAGGCCCAGTAGGCCAGGAACACCAGCGCCCCCAGGGTTGAGACTATGAACCTTCTTACCCCGGGTGAGAACCTTCTTTGGCCCAGATGGTGGAATATGACTGCGGCCAGCACTGGGGCAGCCATGACAAGCAGTACGTAGTACCAGGATCGCAGCACCCCGGTCACCCTCCGATCTTACCCTTTTCGATGCCGTGGTTGTCCTCAGGCCTCGTAACCGGACAGCTGTCGCCCGTTAGACCGCCTCATCTTCCTCAGCACCGTGGAGGGGTCTATCTCCAAAACCTTCGCGGCCTTGCGAATGCTCCCCTGTTGCTGTATGGCCTTGCTTATCAACGCCTGTTCGAACTCCCCTATTGCCTCTTTAAGGGGACCCACATCCAGGGCAGGGCAGGTGCCAACCATCAAGCCCTGGGTGGGGGCAGCATGAGCCACCGCCTTGGGAAGGTTGCCGGCTTCAATGGCCTCTCCCTTGGTCATGATGACCAGGCGTTCCAGCGTGTGGGCTAGCTCCCGAATGTTCCCGGGCCACGAGTACTCGCACAGTTGATCCACTGCCCCAGGAGACAGTCTCTTATCCGTCCTGTACCTTGAGTTAAACCGCTGGAGGTAGGTATGGGCAAGGAGGGGTATATCTTCCTTGTGATCCCGCAAGGGGGGCACAGTCAGGGGGATTACGTTAAGCCGGTAGTAAAGGTCATTCCTGAAGGCGCCCGCCTCCACCATTTTCTCCAGATCCTTGTTGCTGGCAGCCAGAACCCGAACGTCTATCTTCTGGGGCGACACCCCTCCTACCTTGAAAACCTCCTGCTCCTGGAGGACTCTCAGGAGCTTGGCCTGGAGTGACAGAGGCAACTCCGCGATCTCGTCCAGGAAGATTGTGCCCCCCTTTGCCAGTTCGAACATCCCTGGCTTCCCGGCCCGGCTAGCTCCGGTGAAGGCCCCCGGGGCATAACCGAAGAGCTCTGACTCAAGAAGCGTCTCGGGAATTGCAGCGCAGTTGACCTTGATGAACGGCCCATCCTTGCGAGCACTGTGGTCATGGATCATCTTTGCGATGACCTCTTTTCCTACACCCGTTTCGCCCAGGATCAGGACCGTGGAATCGAACGCGGCCACCCGGAGGGCCATCTCAATGATGCCCTTCATGCAGGAGTGCTCTGTCAGGACCACCTGGGAGTTCAGGTGCTCCCCGCGGAGGAGGCTCAGCTCAGTGCTGTAACGTTGTTGCAGCTCCGTTGAGATCTCCAGTTCCCTCTTGAGCCTGCCCAGTTCCGTCATGTCCCGGACATTCGTGACAACCTTGCACAGGTGTCCATCTTCGTTGAAGATGGGGCTCCCGGTCACCAGGACATCCTTGCCGGTGGCAGTCCTCTGCATGAGGGTGACAGGCATCCTTTGCATGCGGACCTTTCCGACCAGATCCTCACCGATGGTTTTGCCTAGTACTTCCTCCTTGGAGACTCCCATGAGGCGTTCATACGCGGAGTTGACCTGCTCTATCGAACCCGCTGAAGAGGCAACGCAGATCCCATCGTACGAGGATTCGATGATGGCGTGAAGCTGGTTGCTGAGCTTCCTGAATGAATCCAGCTGCCTGGATATGGCCTCCAGTTCCGAGATGTCCTGGAACACACCGACAGCCCCAATGACCTCATCGTTCTTGATCAGGGGAGTCCTGTTGCAAAGCAGTGTCCTCTTTCCCAGGCTGACCTGCACTCCTGTCTCCGCGCGGCCCGTGGCGATGACGGTCAGAAGGCCGGATTCGGGGAACACCTCATCGATGTGCTTCCCCATGGCGCTGGTGGCCTCCAAACCCAGGATCCGGCTGGCGGAGGAGTTATGGGTGATCACACGCCCGTCGATGCTCACAGCGATTATCCCGTTATGGGTCGACTCAATAATGGTTGAAAGGCGCTCCTTCACATAACGGACGTCTCCGGAGAACACCCTCATCAGATCAGTCTTGGTTATCATCCCCAGGAGTTTTTGGTTTCGGTCCACCACGGGAAGTCTCTTCACCGGGAGAAGGCAGATCTCATAGACAGACCGGTCAGGGTCAATGCACAGGATATCCCGGGCCATCAGGTGTTTCACAGGCTTATCCCAGCCAAGCCCATCAACGATGCCGTTGAGTATATGGGACTTGGTGACCATGCCCACCACACGGCCATCATCGGTAATGGGTATCCCGTCAATGGGCTTGCGTTTGAAGATAGCCGCTGCCTCAGCTATTGTGGCCTGGGGCGGCAGTGTGTAGACCTCACGTGTCATGACCTCTTTGACCTTTGTGTCAGCTATGACCGCTGCACCCACAGGTTATCATCCTCCTTCAACCCTGGAGTCTATGATCCTAGACTACAGCTGCGCCTACCCTTTGTCAAAGAAGTCTGACTTCACCTGGACCTCCCTCTCCCCCAGGAGCCTGAGCAAGTGCGGTAGGATCTTGTGACAGTCCGCGACGATGCCGAAGTGGGCGTGCTGGAAGATGGGAGCCTGGGGATCCTTGTTGATGGCGATGAACACCTCGGGCCCCTTCACCCCACAGACGTGAAGCTGGTCTCCAGATATGCCAACTGCCAGGTAAAACCTGGGCTTGACCGTCTTGCCGCTCTGCCCTATCATCTGCTCCTCCCGGGACCAGCCCTCGTCTACTGCAGGCCGTGTGGCCCCCAAGGCGGCACCCAGGCCCCGGGCAACCCCCTCCAGCACCTTCCAGCCCTCAAGACTGCCCAGGCCCATGCCGCCTGCCACTATCACGTCAGCCCCCTCCAGCTGGGCGCCGGTGCTGGTCTCGGCCCGGAGGCCGGTGACTCGCACCCCACTTCCCAGGCACACACCAGGTACAACACTAATGACCTCGCCCTGGCGCCTGCGGGACTCAGGGGACTGGTAGGCCCCCCGCTGGATGCTTACTATCTGAGGCTCCCGGGAGAAACAGAACACGGCAGAACCCCCGAAGGCAGGCACATAGGCCTTGAGCCGGCAGCCAGGTCCCATCTCCAGCCTGCTGGAGTGAGCCACCAGGCCCACACTCAGCCTGGCGGCCAGGGTAGCCGCCAGGACCTTGCCCTCAAAGGTGGCCCCGAAGAGGATGACCTTAGGCTGGCGTTCCCTGGCCAGCCTCTCAATGACCGGAACCGTGACCTCCGCCCTGCCCGCGAGGGCGCCAGGATGCTCCAGCGCCAGGGCAAGGTCCGCCCCGTAATCGAAGGCCTCTTCGGCCCGGTTAGAGGCATCCTCTCCCACCGAAAGGGATACCAGCCTGGCGCCGCACTCGTCGGCTAACCTCCGCCCCTCCCCTAGGGCCTCCTGGGAAACGGCCATGAGCCCTTCAGAGTCACACTGTACGAATGCCCAGATCTCAGGTATGCTCACCCTGGGCCCTCCCTTCTGGCAAGAGGCCGGACTGGCGCACCTTGTCCCATATCCACTGCGCCAGTTCCTCGGGCTCGCCCTGGATGAAGGTGGAGGTCTTGCCCGGGGGGGCAGGCACCAGGTCTGCCATGTACGTGCCTGCTCCCACCAGGCCGACCTCGCAATGATCAAGTCCCAGATCACCCACTCCCCACTTCACCAGGGGTTTCTGCCTTGCCCTCACCATGTCCGACAGCCTGAGGCCCCTGGGCGTATTTACCTCTTTAAGCACCCCCACCACAACGGGAAGGGGTGCCTCGATTGTCATGATTGCGGTATCACCCTGGGCCTCCAGGTGCAGTGAGCCGTCCACCATCTCCAGGGCCTTGACACCTCCCACGTAGGGCATGCCGAGGAAGGCTGCCACCTGCGGCCCGACCTGGCCGGTGCTCCCATAGTAGCTGGTGGACCCCGAGAGCACCAGGTCGATCTGGCCGATCTTCCGTATCGCCGCAGCCAGTGGCCGGGCTGTGGTCAGGGTATCGGCACCGCTGAAGGCGGGGTCGGACAGGAATACACCCTGGTCCGCCCCGAGAGCCAGCGCCTGCTTGAGGTTCATTTCCGCTGGCAAGGAGCCCATGCACAGGGCGGTCACGGTGCCCCCGTAGGTCTCCTTCAGGCGCGCCGCCGCCTCCAAGGCATGTCGATCCAGCGGGCTGATCACCCGGTCGATGCCTTCCTTCCGCAGGGTCTTCCTGGCAGGGTCGATGGTGATCCTGTGCCACATCTTCGGGTCTGGCACGGACTTGACCAGCACCACCACGTCAAGGCCCATAAAGTCTCACCTCCACCTACTCACCGTAGCGCTTGAGAGCAGCCCGGGCCATGACGATGCGCATGATGTCTGACGTGCCAGCCGAGGGCAACATGACATAGGCATCCCTTAGGTAGCGCTGCACAGGATACTCCTTCATGAAGCCGTAGGCTCCATGAACCTCGCAGGCTAGGCTGGCAGCCTTCACCGCCCCTTCGCACGATACGTACTTAGCCACGGCGAACTCGGTGTCACAGCGCTGCCCGGCATCCTTCATGCTGGCAGCGTAGTATCCCAGGTGCCGGGCTGATTCGGACACCGCGTACATCTCCGCCAGCTTCCACTGGATGCCTTGGAGCTTGCTCAAGGGTTTGCCCCCGATCACTCGCTGGTTCGCGAACCTGGTGGCAGCCTCCAGGGAGGCCGTGATGGACCCCAGCGCCACGCCGGTCAAGCCCGCCCTGCCCACTTCCCCTATGGCATTCAGGGCAATCTTGAGGCCAGCGCCATCGGGACCAAGGAGGTTCTCCTTGGGCACAATGCAGTCCTCCATGATGATGTCCCCTGTGTCGCTTCCCTTCAGACCCATCTTGACTTCGGTCCTCCCCGGCCGGTACCCGGGCATCCCTTTCTCCAGCATGAAGGCGTTGAACACAGTGTCGTCGTGGGCCATCTTCGCCATTACCAGTGCGGCACCGGCCACCTTCGCATTGGTGATGAAGACCTTGCGCCCGTTGAGCACGTAGTGATCGCCCGCGTCCCGGGCAAGGGTGGTGATGCCGGTAGGGTCGGAGCCCCCGGTAGCCTCGGTCACCGCCGCGGTTGCCAGGAGCCTGCCGCTGGCCATCTCCGGAAGGTACTTCCTCTTCTGGTCCTCGTTGCCGAAGACCACAATGGGCTCTATCCCGAGGTGGAATACCTGCAGCATCATGGCGGCGGCGGCCGATACCCGGGCGACCTCCTCCAGGACGATGAGGCGAGCCACATGGCCCATGCCCACCCCCCCATACTCCTGGGGAATGGTAAGCGCCATGAAGTCGCGCTCACCCATGGCATCCAGGATCTCCTGGGGCACCTCATCGTTGTCCTCGATCTCCTGTGCCCTGGGGGCCAGGATCTCCTCGGCGAACTCACGGGCGGCCGCCTTCAGCATCTCCTGCTCTTCCGTAAACCTCACGTCGAAACTCCTCCCTTCGTGTCAAGGCCATGGTCGTAATAGGGCCGGTAGGCGTGAGGGTGCCCATGCCTCAAGCCATCCCGGCCTGCCGTCACCTTATCTCACCTCAGGTCCTCCTTGAACCACTTGTGCTCTATGAGAAGGTAGAGCACAAGGCCCATGCCCAGTCCCCAGGCCGCACCCCGTGTCGCTATGACGGCACCCATCACGGCGGCTATGCCACGCTGCGTGTTGCTAGTGGTCATTTCCATTGCAAGGTAGCCGCAGAGGTAACCCTGGAGTAGCAGGGTTAGGGACAGGCCTATGGGCAGCCCGGGACGGAAGAAGGTCACCAGGGGGCCTAGGAGCAGGGCAATGCTCATGCCCCAGAAGATGCTGGTGGCGCCGCCCCAGTAGGTTTCCTCTTGTTCCCTCGTGCTGTTAATGTAGCGGTTCACCACCAGCGCCTGCCCGCCTGTCCATTGCGGTCCCGCCAGGGGAAGGTAGGTGAAGAAGAAGGATTCCAGGAGGTTACGGATGGATGTAATGATGTGGTTGCGGTTAGCATTCCATATGAGCTTTTCGTCCGGCCTTTTTTCATCGGCAGCCTTCAAGAGGCTCGCGGCCACCAGTGTATCACCAAAGGCAATGACATAGGCAGTGAAGGCCAGGGGCAAGGCCGCCAGGAACAGGCTGGCGCCGGGGAACCCGATACTGAAGGGCGAGAGGGATGACACCATGTCACCCAGGGCCAGGGGGGTGAGACTCCAGCTGATGGTGGGAGCCGCCACCTCCCCCACGATTATCCCGATGACGTAGGAAAGGAAGAAGGGAATGGCTATTCCGAACTGGGCTACAAAACGGAAGAGACCGTAGCGTTTCCTCAGGGTTGCCGTGGAGCTAGAAAACAGCATGAAGAAGGATACGAACAGGCCAAGGAGCAAGGCCACAGGGAACTGGACCACCCGTCCCCCTTCCTTGAACTCCCCTAGAAGCGACGCGATGGCGGCCCCCATCAGGATGCCCGCCTTCATGCTTAAAGGTACCGCATCGATGACCCTCTTGGCCGTGCCGGTGATACCTAGGATGAGGAAGATCAAGCCTACAGACATCTGCAGGGCGATCATTGCGTGGACCCTGGTCACTCCAGGCTCGAAACCGGAAAGGAACGCGATGTAAAGCGGTATCCCCGGGGTGATCCAACCCGCCACGGCGGGGTCCCCGAAGTGGGTGTGGAGAAGGTACATGAAGTTGTTGAGGATAACCATGGTGATGGCAATCTCAAAGGGGATACCCAGCACATCGGTCATGGCAGCGATTATGCCCATGGGCACCACGCAGAGGATCGCTCCCTGGAGCGCGTCGGGGATTTCTATTGGGTAGTGAACAAAGGGAACTCTGAACTTGAGGATGCCCCCGGTATATGCCTGCTCAGCCCCGTATTCCCTCTTTCCGCGAAACGAATGCATTCTCCTCTTTGCCTCCTTCACTGTGGTATCAGGGAACCCCTCTCCGGAAACGGGTCGCGGCTTTGTCTTTCCCATCGCCTCCCTCCCGTAAGGAATACCGGCCAGCCTCGGAGTCGCTCAAGCTGAGGCTCGCTGGTCAATGACGCGCTTGGCCTTGTGGGTCGCCCTGGGAATGGTGTTGGGGGCCAGCACGCTCACCCGGGGCCGGATGCCCAGTATCTGGTAGCAGGAGGTTATGACCTTCTCTCCCAGCCCGTCCAGGTCTCCCGTGTAGTGCGGGGCATGCTCCACCTCCACCGTGAGCACGGCCAGGTGCTTCTCCTCGGTGATCACCAAGCGGAACTCCCCGGTAAGATCTGGGCTCTTCCGGACCACGCTCTCAATGTCGCTAGGGAAGACATTGACACCCCGGATTATAAGCATGTCATCAAGACGACCATGGATCCCGTGAAGCCTGGTGTGGGTACGGCCACAACTGCACATCTCCGTGGTACACGAGACTATGTCACCCGTACGGAACCTTATGAGTGGGCGGGCCTTCTTCTTCAGGGAGGTGAGCACCATCTCCCCTCTCTCCCCTTCGGGGACCTCCTCGCCGGTCTCCGGGTCCACCACCTCCACTAGGATGTGGTCATCTGCCCAGTGGAGGCCCTCCTTGGCCTCGCACATGCCGGCGCAGGCACCGAAGATGTCTGATAACCCGTAGTAATCATAGAGGTCTGCGCCCCACAGATCCTCTATCCTCTCCCTGGTCTGGGGTATAGAGCCACCAGGCTCACCTGCCACGAAGAGCTTGCGGATCTTCAGATCCCTCTTGGGGTCTATGCCCATGCCCAGGGCAGTCTCCCCCAGGTACCACGCATAGGATGGAGTCGTCCAGGTTATGGTGATGCCCCACTGCTGAAGGATCTGCAGGAGTCGCTCAGAGGGGATGGTTCCGGCCCACACGGTCAGGGCCCCTACCTTCTGCGCCCCGATGACATCTGGGCCCCCCACGAAAAGGGTGAAGTTCAGGGCGTGACAGTAACGGTCCTTCGGTCTCATGCCCGACGACCAGAAAAGGCGGGCCTCGTAGTCCTGCCATACCTCGAAGTCCTCCCAGGTGAAGGGGGAGGCGGTGGGCACGCCTGTGGACCCGCTGGATGCCGAGATGTACACGAAGTCCTCCTCGGGAACACACACAAGATCTCCGAAGGGGGGCACGGCCTCCTGGCGTTCCCGGAGCACTACCTTGTTTATGAAGGGGAACTTCTTCAGGTCCTCAAGGCTCGCCAGATGGCCAGGCTTCACACCGTGCTCATCGAAGCTCTTCTTGTAGTAGGGGGAAATGTGATACGCAAAGGCCAGGTTCCCCTTCAGGAGATCCAGCTGCAGATTCTTGATGCCGTCCCTGGAGAGTGTCTCGAGTTCCTCGTCCCAGAACCTTCTCAACGCTGACCCTCCCTTCCAAATTCCCTGCCCGGGCAGACGGCTGGTGATGGCTAGTCCCTGTCTGGATAGCGGCCGTATTCCCGGGCTACCCTCATGAAGTGATCCACGGTTTCCGGGGCCGTGGTTGGGGGCACCTCGCAACCTGATGAGAGTATGAAGGCGCTTTGCGCCCGGGCTGTGTCGATGCACTCCCGTGTCTCCCTCTCTATCTCTTCCTTCACGCCCCGCTGGAACGTGGTTGTTGCCACGTTGCCGATCACCACCACCTTCTTACCGGCCGTCTCCACCATCTTCCTCAGGGACGAGACCGCATCGATGCTGAGGGCGCCAGCCCCCACATCTACAAGGTCCTGCATGATAGGGTCAATGTAGCCGCAGACATGCAGCGTCAGGGTGGCCCTCTTGTCCCGGTAGTACCTCATCAACTCCTCGTGATAGGGCTTGATGAAGGCCTGGTATATCTTGGGGGAAATCACGCTGCAGGACACCGTGGCCTCGGAGTAGCTCAACCCGGTACCGGTGGCCAGAAGGCTGTCCCCGGCGACCTTGGCTACCTCCACACAGAACTTCACCAGCTCGTGGACGAAGGCAGGGTCCTCATAGGTGTCATAGATGAGGTTCTCGATCCCCCTCAGGCTTGCCGCCATGGCCCAGGGTCCCAGCAGTGTGCCGCCAACAGCCGCGTCCTTGACCTCCCGCCTTACCCTTCCGCAGGCCTCCAGGTAGAGTGGCAGGCGGCCGTCCCTCTCCGGCACGGGTACCCGGAGGCTGGCCAGCTGCCCCTTCTCCTCCAGGGGATACTCCTTCAGCTGGCACATGGCGTCCTCGGGAAAGATGAGCCTCGCCCCCATGGCCTCTACCTCAAGGAGAAGGTCCGCCATGACCACGACGATGTCGGGCTGGTACCGCTCGTTGGCGGCCAATTGAGCGTCAGCCATAGCCTCGGGGTCTGTGAGGTATTCCCTGGTGGATTTCCCTATGAGCTGCGCGGAGAAAGCACCCAGGATGGGGTAGGCAGGCACCATATCAGCGAAGGTACGCTTGAACGCTGCTTTGACTCTTTCCATTCTCGTGGACAAGGTCTACTCCCCTCTCTTAGCCCAGGTGTCCTGGAGTGTCGTGTACTTGGGCGGGAAGCTCACCTCGTAGTTTAGCCACACAGGAATGGGATAGCGGACGCCCGCCTTGTGCGTGCCTTCGAGACCTGAAGAAACTTCATCCACCTTCGCAGCGGGGATGGTGAAGGCCATTTCGTCATCCTGCGTATGACCGAACACGCGCTCACCGTTACCCGGCATTATGACTTGGCACTGCCCGCTTTCCATGGTGTTGACAATAGTCTCCGCGCACTCACCCCGGCCGGAGAAGGTCGACGTGAGCGCTCCCCCCTCCTTGTAGAGGGCCGCCTGGACCAGTCGCATGAGCTGGGCAGGGTTAACGTACACGTACGCGAAGTCGGGCTCAAAGGTGGCCCTGGCGATGGGGGCCACCAGCAGGTAGGCGTACTTGCCCAAGGGGAACCGCCGCACCGCCTCCTCTGACTTCCGGCCGGCTTCAAGGCTGGAGGTGTACATGCCGTCGGCAAGGTTGCCCTCAGTGTAGTAGGGCACTGCCTCCTCAAAACCCAGCGCCACCGACCCTATGGGGCAGTTCTGGTCTTCCCGGCCTAGAGCCATGGCCCACCCGTACCGGCGCGTCATGTTGAACACCTGGCATATGGCAAGACGCTTCTTGAGGTCCCTGGAGGGGATCCGAACCTTCTCTGGCAGTTCCTCCCCGGGCGGCACCATTTTGACCGCAAGCGGCAGGGTCCCGGGCTTCACGTAGGCGTCCAGCGCTCCTGACAAGGCTTTCAGATCCAATACTGCTCACCTCTTCTTCATTTGGTCACGGAAGGCTAAACCTCCCAAATCTGCTCCTAGTGGAATATTCGCAAGGTTCATGCCAGTGAAGCAGGAGGCCACAGACTTGCGCGTGGTCCAGGGTGGGAGCAAGCGGTGGGCATGCCAAGGTTGGGATCAGAATCTGGCCACCTGGTGGCATGGCTGCAACACTAGAGGCGGTCTCAAAGGGTAGGGCCGTTGCGCTAATGCAGCTGGCAGTAGTGGGGCTGCGATTTTGCAACGGGCACCAAGCGGTGGTTGATAGAGGATGCGGGCACCCCGGGATCTCGATTTCCCTCGTTCGCCTGCGAAGGCGGGGTTCCATGTTCCATGATCGAAGCGTGGTGATGCTCCAACACCACACACTGGGCACCAGGGTACGATTAACCCTGGCGGCCAGGTACAAGACCATCCGGTGTCAAGACTAGTCTTAGGGTATCACTTTGCGGTTATGGCGAGACCCTCCTTTGCCCAGAACAAAGCAGGCCCCAGGATAACCGGCAGGGCCTGCATAGTGAAAGGCACTTCCTTGGCGCTAACCACACGGCGCCACTACCGCAAGTGAAGGGGTCTTCAAACGCCCCGGGGAATCACGACAACCCTGTCTAGTTCCCTCCCAGGACGTATCCAACTCCACTCTTTGTCAGCTTGATCTCCACCTTGTCTGCTATCCTCAGGGTGACGCTGTCATCAGCCATATCGGTGATGGTGCCGTGAATGCCTCCCAGGGTCACCACCTTATCTCCCTTCTTAAGAGAGGACAGCATCTGGTCGCGCTTCTTCCTCTGCTGCTGCTGAGGCCTAATGAGCATGAAGTACATCAAACCGAACAGCAACACCACAAAGATCAGGTTTGGAGGTATACCGTTCAATAATGCCACTCCTTCCAGGTTTCAGCTCGTGCCGCTGGCATCGATTTCCTCTTCGACGGGGTCTTTTCAAACCCTCCTACTCCTCATTAGAATCCCCCGAAAACGCCTTGAGGAATTCCCTTGACCACTCTAGAAACCTCCCGGCCTCGATGGCGTCCCTGGCCATAGCCGTGAGGCGAAACATGAAGCTAAGGTTGTGGAGGCTGACCAGGCGGAAGGCCAGGACTTCCCCGGCCTTGAAGAGGTGCCGCAGGTACGCCCTGGAGAAACACCGGCAGGCATAGCAGTGGCAGCCCTCCTCCAAAGGGCCAAAGTCCCGCTCGAAGCACAGGTTCCTCAGGTTCAGCCGCCCGCCTGAGGTGAGGGCGTTCCCGTGCCGGGCGTTCCTAGTGGGATACACGCTGTCGAACATGTCTGCGCCCATGGCTATCGAGGCCAGGATGTCCTCGGGGGCGCCCACCCCCATGAAGTACCGGGGGCTGTTCTCAGGGAGGAAGGAGATGGCCGCCTCGGCCACCCTGTTCCTGACCTCCCGGGGTTCCCCTACAGCCAGCCCCCCTAGTGCATACCCTGGGAAACCCATCCTGGTGATCTCCGCGGCGCTCCTGGCCCTGAGGTCAGGGTACGTGGAGCCCTGAATGATGCCGAAGGGCGCAGGGCCCGGCGGCAGCGCCTCCAGGAAACGCCCGGCCCACAGGGTTGTCCGGGCTACGCTGGCCTCGGCCTCCTCCCTGCTGGAGGGGTACGGCGGGCACTCATCCAGGGACATCACGATGCCGGCGCCCAGGCCATGCTGGATGAGGGCGACGGACTCCGGGGAGAAGAAGTGCTCCCCCCCATCGATGTGGGAGCGGAACAGGACACCGTCAGCCTTGAGTACCCTCAGTGGGGCAA
This region includes:
- a CDS encoding sigma 54-interacting transcriptional regulator, whose translation is MGAAVIADTKVKEVMTREVYTLPPQATIAEAAAIFKRKPIDGIPITDDGRVVGMVTKSHILNGIVDGLGWDKPVKHLMARDILCIDPDRSVYEICLLPVKRLPVVDRNQKLLGMITKTDLMRVFSGDVRYVKERLSTIIESTHNGIIAVSIDGRVITHNSSASRILGLEATSAMGKHIDEVFPESGLLTVIATGRAETGVQVSLGKRTLLCNRTPLIKNDEVIGAVGVFQDISELEAISRQLDSFRKLSNQLHAIIESSYDGICVASSAGSIEQVNSAYERLMGVSKEEVLGKTIGEDLVGKVRMQRMPVTLMQRTATGKDVLVTGSPIFNEDGHLCKVVTNVRDMTELGRLKRELEISTELQQRYSTELSLLRGEHLNSQVVLTEHSCMKGIIEMALRVAAFDSTVLILGETGVGKEVIAKMIHDHSARKDGPFIKVNCAAIPETLLESELFGYAPGAFTGASRAGKPGMFELAKGGTIFLDEIAELPLSLQAKLLRVLQEQEVFKVGGVSPQKIDVRVLAASNKDLEKMVEAGAFRNDLYYRLNVIPLTVPPLRDHKEDIPLLAHTYLQRFNSRYRTDKRLSPGAVDQLCEYSWPGNIRELAHTLERLVIMTKGEAIEAGNLPKAVAHAAPTQGLMVGTCPALDVGPLKEAIGEFEQALISKAIQQQGSIRKAAKVLEIDPSTVLRKMRRSNGRQLSGYEA
- a CDS encoding electron transfer flavoprotein subunit alpha/FixB family protein; the encoded protein is MSIPEIWAFVQCDSEGLMAVSQEALGEGRRLADECGARLVSLSVGEDASNRAEEAFDYGADLALALEHPGALAGRAEVTVPVIERLARERQPKVILFGATFEGKVLAATLAARLSVGLVAHSSRLEMGPGCRLKAYVPAFGGSAVFCFSREPQIVSIQRGAYQSPESRRRQGEVISVVPGVCLGSGVRVTGLRAETSTGAQLEGADVIVAGGMGLGSLEGWKVLEGVARGLGAALGATRPAVDEGWSREEQMIGQSGKTVKPRFYLAVGISGDQLHVCGVKGPEVFIAINKDPQAPIFQHAHFGIVADCHKILPHLLRLLGEREVQVKSDFFDKG
- a CDS encoding electron transfer flavoprotein subunit beta/FixA family protein, producing MGLDVVVLVKSVPDPKMWHRITIDPARKTLRKEGIDRVISPLDRHALEAAARLKETYGGTVTALCMGSLPAEMNLKQALALGADQGVFLSDPAFSGADTLTTARPLAAAIRKIGQIDLVLSGSTSYYGSTGQVGPQVAAFLGMPYVGGVKALEMVDGSLHLEAQGDTAIMTIEAPLPVVVGVLKEVNTPRGLRLSDMVRARQKPLVKWGVGDLGLDHCEVGLVGAGTYMADLVPAPPGKTSTFIQGEPEELAQWIWDKVRQSGLLPEGRAQGEHT
- a CDS encoding acyl-CoA dehydrogenase family protein, which codes for MRFTEEQEMLKAAAREFAEEILAPRAQEIEDNDEVPQEILDAMGERDFMALTIPQEYGGVGMGHVARLIVLEEVARVSAAAAMMLQVFHLGIEPIVVFGNEDQKRKYLPEMASGRLLATAAVTEATGGSDPTGITTLARDAGDHYVLNGRKVFITNAKVAGAALVMAKMAHDDTVFNAFMLEKGMPGYRPGRTEVKMGLKGSDTGDIIMEDCIVPKENLLGPDGAGLKIALNAIGEVGRAGLTGVALGSITASLEAATRFANQRVIGGKPLSKLQGIQWKLAEMYAVSESARHLGYYAASMKDAGQRCDTEFAVAKYVSCEGAVKAASLACEVHGAYGFMKEYPVQRYLRDAYVMLPSAGTSDIMRIVMARAALKRYGE
- a CDS encoding phenylacetate--CoA ligase; translated protein: MRRFWDEELETLSRDGIKNLQLDLLKGNLAFAYHISPYYKKSFDEHGVKPGHLASLEDLKKFPFINKVVLRERQEAVPPFGDLVCVPEEDFVYISASSGSTGVPTASPFTWEDFEVWQDYEARLFWSSGMRPKDRYCHALNFTLFVGGPDVIGAQKVGALTVWAGTIPSERLLQILQQWGITITWTTPSYAWYLGETALGMGIDPKRDLKIRKLFVAGEPGGSIPQTRERIEDLWGADLYDYYGLSDIFGACAGMCEAKEGLHWADDHILVEVVDPETGEEVPEGERGEMVLTSLKKKARPLIRFRTGDIVSCTTEMCSCGRTHTRLHGIHGRLDDMLIIRGVNVFPSDIESVVRKSPDLTGEFRLVITEEKHLAVLTVEVEHAPHYTGDLDGLGEKVITSCYQILGIRPRVSVLAPNTIPRATHKAKRVIDQRASA
- a CDS encoding uroporphyrinogen decarboxylase family protein, giving the protein MSTRMERVKAAFKRTFADMVPAYPILGAFSAQLIGKSTREYLTDPEAMADAQLAANERYQPDIVVVMADLLLEVEAMGARLIFPEDAMCQLKEYPLEEKGQLASLRVPVPERDGRLPLYLEACGRVRREVKDAAVGGTLLGPWAMAASLRGIENLIYDTYEDPAFVHELVKFCVEVAKVAGDSLLATGTGLSYSEATVSCSVISPKIYQAFIKPYHEELMRYYRDKRATLTLHVCGYIDPIMQDLVDVGAGALSIDAVSSLRKMVETAGKKVVVIGNVATTTFQRGVKEEIERETRECIDTARAQSAFILSSGCEVPPTTAPETVDHFMRVAREYGRYPDRD
- a CDS encoding DUF169 domain-containing protein — its product is MDLKALSGALDAYVKPGTLPLAVKMVPPGEELPEKVRIPSRDLKKRLAICQVFNMTRRYGWAMALGREDQNCPIGSVALGFEEAVPYYTEGNLADGMYTSSLEAGRKSEEAVRRFPLGKYAYLLVAPIARATFEPDFAYVYVNPAQLMRLVQAALYKEGGALTSTFSGRGECAETIVNTMESGQCQVIMPGNGERVFGHTQDDEMAFTIPAAKVDEVSSGLEGTHKAGVRYPIPVWLNYEVSFPPKYTTLQDTWAKRGE
- the yajC gene encoding preprotein translocase subunit YajC; protein product: MALLNGIPPNLIFVVLLFGLMYFMLIRPQQQQRKKRDQMLSSLKKGDKVVTLGGIHGTITDMADDSVTLRIADKVEIKLTKSGVGYVLGGN
- the tgt gene encoding tRNA guanosine(34) transglycosylase Tgt; the protein is MDFVVLKRDGETRARTGRLAIPSGTAQTPLFMPVGTQASVKALGPDDLREAGAEIVLGNAYHLYLRPGVDVVREAGGLGAFMAWHGPTLTDSGGYQVMSLAPLRVLKADGVLFRSHIDGGEHFFSPESVALIQHGLGAGIVMSLDECPPYPSSREEAEASVARTTLWAGRFLEALPPGPAPFGIIQGSTYPDLRARSAAEITRMGFPGYALGGLAVGEPREVRNRVAEAAISFLPENSPRYFMGVGAPEDILASIAMGADMFDSVYPTRNARHGNALTSGGRLNLRNLCFERDFGPLEEGCHCYACRCFSRAYLRHLFKAGEVLAFRLVSLHNLSFMFRLTAMARDAIEAGRFLEWSREFLKAFSGDSNEE